One part of the Candidatus Binataceae bacterium genome encodes these proteins:
- a CDS encoding DUF2007 domain-containing protein: MLTDAGIRSFVLDENMSVLDGSMVILPRRLMVDDADETAARKLVNDALTSTSPFA; the protein is encoded by the coding sequence GTGCTGACGGATGCGGGAATCCGAAGCTTCGTGCTGGACGAGAACATGAGCGTCCTCGACGGCAGCATGGTCATTCTGCCGCGCCGGCTGATGGTGGACGACGCGGACGAAACCGCCGCGCGCAAGCTGGTGAACGACGCGCTAACCAGCACCTCGCCCTTCGCGTGA
- a CDS encoding polyprenyl synthetase family protein: MFSSSTKLRIPASVSTARTKLNSTGLLVLRISRTVWRLRAASSEAFAQQCHSAILDPALRPSNVAGQRRGGKKARMSTAEAVKLREAPPSPVDRLQALVAADMAEVDTLIHARMGSAVPLIPDLAAHLVDSGGKRLRPLLTLAAARLGGYAGRHHVNLAAAVEFIHTATLLHDDVVDASALRRGKIAANIVWGNKPSVLVGDYLFSRAFVLMVEAGSIEVLGVLARASAVIAEGEVMQLKSANNLAVTEAEYLKVVSAKTAALFASAAESGALLSGGRAPFVRALREYGQNLGIAFQLIDDALDYSGRQAQMGKSVGDDFREAKATFPLIVAYARADEEARRFWRRTIETGPQHEGDLRRAIAYIEDCGAIAETRARAHLYAEAAADALSDYAETEIGAALIDVAAFCVGRGY, encoded by the coding sequence ATGTTCTCGTCCAGCACGAAGCTTCGGATTCCCGCATCCGTCAGCACCGCCCGGACGAAGCTCAACTCCACCGGATTGTTGGTCTTGAGGATTTCCCGCACCGTGTGGCGCCTCCGCGCCGCGTCAAGTGAGGCTTTCGCACAACAGTGTCATTCCGCCATCCTTGACCCCGCATTACGCCCGTCTAATGTCGCAGGGCAGCGAAGGGGCGGCAAGAAGGCCCGCATGAGCACCGCCGAGGCAGTGAAACTCCGAGAGGCGCCCCCCTCGCCCGTCGATCGTCTCCAGGCCCTGGTCGCGGCCGACATGGCCGAGGTCGATACGCTGATCCACGCCCGGATGGGAAGCGCGGTACCGCTGATCCCGGACCTGGCGGCGCATCTGGTGGATTCGGGCGGCAAGCGCCTGCGGCCGCTGCTGACGCTGGCCGCGGCGCGGCTGGGCGGCTATGCCGGCCGGCATCACGTGAATCTCGCCGCCGCCGTCGAGTTCATCCATACCGCCACGCTTCTGCATGACGATGTGGTCGATGCGAGCGCGCTCAGGCGCGGCAAGATCGCCGCCAATATCGTGTGGGGCAACAAGCCGAGCGTGCTGGTGGGCGATTATCTCTTCAGCCGCGCCTTCGTGCTGATGGTCGAGGCCGGGAGCATCGAGGTGCTGGGCGTGCTGGCGCGCGCCTCCGCGGTGATCGCGGAAGGCGAAGTGATGCAGCTCAAATCCGCCAACAATCTCGCCGTCACCGAGGCCGAATATCTGAAGGTGGTCTCGGCCAAGACGGCGGCGCTGTTCGCGTCGGCGGCGGAATCGGGCGCGCTGCTGTCGGGCGGGCGGGCGCCTTTCGTGCGGGCGCTACGCGAATACGGGCAGAATCTCGGCATCGCCTTCCAGCTGATCGACGATGCGCTGGATTATTCCGGACGCCAGGCGCAGATGGGCAAATCCGTCGGCGACGATTTCCGCGAGGCCAAGGCGACCTTCCCGCTGATCGTCGCCTATGCCCGCGCCGACGAGGAGGCGCGCCGCTTCTGGCGCCGCACCATCGAGACCGGACCGCAGCACGAGGGCGATCTCAGGCGCGCCATCGCCTATATCGAAGATTGCGGCGCCATCGCCGAGACCCGCGCGCGCGCGCATCTTTACGCGGAAGCGGCGGCGGACGCGCTGTCGGACTATGCCGAGACCGAAATCGGCGCGGCGCTGATCGACGTGGCGGCGTTCTGCGTCGGGCGGGGATATTAG